In one Fodinicola acaciae genomic region, the following are encoded:
- a CDS encoding DnaB-like helicase N-terminal domain-containing protein: protein MVSEGGANPSPAGLYQRIAASAQRPQVSPVEMHTWMAARPQKAQPHLYAAMVLEASIRRHAEEYGVRVAQTSESPDLLQMLDMVEQAATDIEHAAQRWASVRGDDNPTSLTETSEPTLNYGNLPLDDVPTQDEQHRAEDAVISIVLNQPTALDHIGDRLDRYDFSDDELGITFDIAKRMHQRGEHVDIVTVAWEQQRRGGGAAIDRLVPLAGEVSIFTLNFHAEIIMRGALAQRVGHAAALVQQAAQQPALDPTQVFHRAQAAYQEVRDAASRMTRKENLAAKLLGAATPVSTRQAVQQGGPPTTARPAVSQRDLDRDRDRGHDR, encoded by the coding sequence ATGGTGTCCGAAGGCGGCGCAAATCCTTCGCCTGCCGGCCTCTATCAGCGGATCGCCGCCAGTGCTCAGCGACCACAAGTATCTCCGGTGGAAATGCACACCTGGATGGCCGCTCGCCCGCAGAAAGCCCAACCGCACCTGTACGCAGCGATGGTGCTGGAGGCGAGCATCCGCCGGCACGCTGAGGAGTACGGCGTACGCGTCGCGCAGACCAGCGAATCCCCTGACTTGCTTCAAATGCTCGACATGGTCGAGCAAGCAGCGACCGACATCGAACACGCGGCACAACGATGGGCCAGCGTCCGCGGCGACGACAATCCCACCAGCCTCACCGAGACGAGCGAACCAACGCTCAACTACGGCAACCTCCCACTGGACGACGTACCGACACAGGACGAACAACACCGCGCAGAAGATGCCGTGATCAGCATCGTCCTCAACCAACCGACAGCACTCGACCACATCGGCGATCGGCTCGACCGGTACGACTTCTCCGACGACGAACTAGGCATCACATTCGACATCGCCAAGCGCATGCATCAACGCGGCGAACACGTCGACATCGTCACCGTCGCCTGGGAACAACAACGTCGCGGTGGAGGAGCAGCAATTGACCGCCTCGTACCACTGGCCGGCGAGGTCTCGATCTTCACACTCAACTTCCACGCAGAAATCATCATGCGTGGCGCGCTCGCTCAACGCGTCGGCCACGCCGCCGCACTCGTCCAGCAAGCCGCGCAACAGCCAGCTCTCGACCCGACGCAGGTCTTCCACCGAGCCCAGGCCGCGTACCAAGAAGTCCGCGATGCCGCCTCCCGGATGACGCGAAAGGAGAATCTTGCGGCAAAGCTCCTCGGCGCAGCCACTCCGGTGTCGACCCGACAGGCCGTACAACAAGGAGGACCGCCGACGACGGCGCGCCCAGCTGTCTCTCAACGTGACCTCGATCGCGATCGCGATCGAGGTCACGATCGTTGA